CTCGATCTGGGCGGTTTCCTGCGGGGTCTGCGCGGCAGGATCGGCGCGGAAGAACTCCTTGTCGCGACCGGTCAGCCAGACCAGCACGAACAGCAGCACGCCCACCCCGAAGGCGATACCGGCGATCTTCAGGGCATTGCGCGGGATATGCACAGTGAACGACTTGGCGGACGACGAGCGGGGTGCAGACATGGACCGGACCAGTACGGAATGGCTCGATTCTGCCACGGCGGGAATGAACCGGGCGGCAGAAATCCGTATAACAAGCGATAATCCCATTCCTGATACCCACCACGACACCTGCCATGCTTGATCCAGCCCTGCTCCGCCACCAGCCCGCCGACCTCGCCGAACGCCTGCGCACCAGCCGTGGCTTCGAGCTCGACGTGTCTGCCCTGGAGTCCCTGGAGGCCGATCGCAAGCGCATCCAGGTGCGGACCCAGGAGCTGCAGAGCCTGCGCAACAGCCGTTCCAAGGCCATCGGCCAGGCCAAAGCCAAGGGCGAGGACGTTTCGGCCATCATGGCCGAGGTTGCCGCCTTCGCCGACGAGCTGAAGGCCTCGGAAGTGGCGCTGGACGAGCTGCGCGAGAAGATCGAAGCGATCTCGATGGGCATTCCGAACCTGCCGGCCGATGACGTGCCGGCCGGTGCCGACGAGAACGACAACGTCGAGCAGGCGCGCTGGGGCACCCCGCGCCAGTTCGATTTCAAGGTGCTTGACCACGTCGAACTGGGCGCCCGCAACGGGTGGCTGGACGGCGAGACCGCGGCCAAGCTGTCCGGCTCGCGCTTCACGGTGCTGCGCGGCCCGATCGCGCGCCTGCACCGTGCGCTGGCCCAGTTCATGGTCGACCTGCACACCGGTGAGCACGGCTATGAGGAAACCAACGTGCCGCTGCTGGTCAACGCCGATTCGCTGCGCGGCACCAGCCAGCTGCCGAAGTTCGAGGACGACCTGTTCAAGACCGCCGTGGGCGACTCCACGCGTTACCTGATCCCGACCTCGGAAGTGCCGCTGACCAACATCGTGCGCGATGAGATCGTCGACGCCGAGCGCCTGCCGCTGCGCATGACTGCCCACTCGATGTGCTTCCGCGCCGAGGCCGGCAGTGGTGGCCGCGACGTGCGCGGCATGATCCGCCAGCACCAGTTCGAGAAGGTCGAGCTGGTGTCGATCAGCCGCCCGGAAGACAGCGACGCCGAACACCAGCGCATGACCCGTTGCGCCGAAGTGGTGCTGGAAAAGCTGGGCCTGCCGTACCGGAAGGTGCTGCTGTGCACCGGCGACATGGGCTTCTCGGCCATCAAGACCTACGACCTGGAAGTCTGGCTGCCGTCGCAGCAGACCTACCGCGAGATCTCCTCGTGCTCGAACTGTGGTGACTTCCAGGCCCGTCGCATGCAGGCGCGCTGGCGCAACCCGGCCACCGGCAAGCCGGAACTGGCACACACCCTGAACGGCTCGGGCGTGGCGGTCGGCCGCGCGATGATCGCGGTGATGGAGAACTACCAGAACGCCGATGGCAGCATCACCGTGCCGGAAGCGCTGCGCCCGTACATGGGTGGGCTGGAAACCATCGCCTGACAACCGGCGCGTTGCGCCGCCGCCGAGCATAGGCTCGGGCGCTACAGATCCATGTAGAGCCGAGCCTATGCTCGGCTGCTCCTGCCCATCGCCAGTCGCATTGATTGTCGGGGCTCCGCGCCGCCGCCCGAGCATAGGCTCGGGCGCTACAGATCCATGTAGAGCCGAGCCTATGCTCGGCTGCTCCTGCCCATCGCCGGCCGCATTGATTGTGGGCGCTCGGCGCCGCCGCCGAGCATGGGCTCGGCGCTACTGGGTCTCTGTTGCCCGCAGCTTCTCCAGGGGTACCCATCCCGGTTCGCCGGTCTCCGGCACGCACCACGCCCAACCATTGAGCGTGCGCAGCCCACGCAGCAACTGCCCGGGATCCACATCCAGTTCCCGCGCGCAGTAATCCTCCGTGGCAAACGCGTCACCCTGCGCATCGCGACCGATCACCGGTGCCGGCACGAATCCGGGCTGCTGCCCCTCGGCCTCGCACAGGAACCAGTCCTTCCAGCCCTCCGGGCCTTCATAGCGTTTGCCCACCGTCAGCGCCTGGCCGCGGCGCAGGGTGATCGGGTGTGGAAATTCGCTGCGGTGCGCAGTGGTCACGATGTAGTTCATGGCCCACTGTACCGTTTCCGCCGGGCATGGCCCGGCGCCACCTTCCGGATCCGATAGCGCCGGGCCATGCCCGGCGGGCGGGAATCGGTCCACAAAAAAACGGCCCCGCAGAGCGGGGCCGTCAGGGTGGGCCGGGATGGGGGAGGGGATCCCGGCCCGCGTTCAGCGCCTCGACGAGGAGAGAGCGGCGCCGAACGCTGGAACGCTTATGCAGCGGCGGCTTCAGCCGCTTCGTGCGACGGCAGGGCCGCCAGCGCGCCGGCGATGGCGTCTTCACGGTGCTGCGGCGAGTAGGCGATGCCCTCGGCGCGCACGAACTCGATGTCGTTGATGCCCCAGAAGGCGAACGTCTGGCGCAGGAACGGCTCTTGGAAGTCGGCCGGCGAATCGGTGTAGATGCCGCCGCGGCTGCTGACCACGATCACGCGCTTGCCGCCGGCCAGGCCGATCGGGCCGTTCTCGGTGTACTTGAAGGTGCGCCCGGCCACGGCCACGCGGTCGATCCAGGCCTTCAGCGTGGACGGGATGCTGAAGTTGTACATCGGCGCGCCGATCACCACGATGTCCGCGGCAAGGAACTGCTCGAGCACCTGTTCAGCATCGGCGGCCTCCACCGCATCCGCCTTGGCCAGCGAACTGCTGCGCAGATGCGGTACCGGATTGGCGTCAAGATCGCGATAATCGACCTGCAGGCCTTCGATCTGCTGCTTGAACCGGGCCACCACGGCGGCGGTCAGGTGGCGGGAGACGGAGTTCTCGCCAAGCACGCTGGCGTCGAGATGCAGAAGCTTCATGGCAGTCACCTATGTTCTTATGTTCTGGAAGGAAGAAGCGGGTAGGCCCCGCCGACGGAGAGAACGATAGGTTGTTGCAAAGGCGGGATAAAGGTGATTGAATGCCACGTATTGTTCTAGATATGGAACTCGGGCATGCATGACCTGAATGATCTGTACTACTTTGCGATGGTGGTCGACCACGGTGGATTTGCCGCCGCCGAGCGCGCGCTGGGCATCCCCAAGTCGCGCCTGAGCCGCCGCATCAGCCAGCTGGAGACCGACCTGGGCGTGCGCCTGCTGCAGCGCTCCACGCGCCGCTTCGCAGTCACCGACGTCGGCACCAGTGTGCACCGCCACGCGCAGACGATGCTGGCCGAGGCGCAGGCCGCCCGCGAAGTGGTCGACCGCCTCAGCGCGGAACCGCGTGGCGTGGTGCGTGCCAGCGTACCGGTGTCGCTGGCGCAGATGCAGCTGCCCAAGCTGCTGCCCAAGTTCCTCGAGCAGTACCCGAAGGTGCGCCTGCAGCTGAACATCAGCAACCGCCGCGTGGACATCATCAATGAAGGCTACGACGTGGCCCTGCGCGTGCGTTCGCGCCTGGACGACGACGGCAGCCTGGTGATGCGCAGCTTCGGCCAGGTGCAGGAACTGCTGGTAGCCAGCCCTAAATACCTGGACCGCGCTGGCCGCCCGAAGGACCCGGAAGAGCTGACCCAGCACGTCACCCTCAGCATCAGCGAAGACGAGGCACGCCAGCGCTGGGAGCTGCATGGCCCGGAAGGCGAAGTGCGCCGGGTCGACCTGCAGCCACGCGTGGCCGGCTTCGACTTCCCGCTGCTGCAGAGCATGGTCAAGGACGGTTTCGGCATCACCATGCTGCCGGAAACCGTGTGCGCCGATGCCGTGCGCAATGGCGAGCTGGAAGTGGTGCTGCCGGACTGGTCGCTGCCGCAGGGCGTGTGCCACGCCGTGTTCGCCTCGCGCCGCGGCCTGTTGCCGGCGGTGCGCGTGTTCATCGACTTCCTGGCTGAGCACCTGCCGCCGCAGCTGGAGGCCTCGCGCCTGCATTGCGATGGAGCCTGTGAGAAGGCCAAGGAGCGCATCAAGGCCAGTGCACTGGGTGCGCTGGCGGTGGATGCGGGCTGAGAGAGCTGAATGGTAGCGCCGGGCCATGCCCGGCGTTGCTGTTTCCGGGGTCGATCACTTCCGCCCGAACAGCCGGCCCCAGAAACTGCGTTGAGGTGCCGGCATCGGCGTGGGGGTGATAGCCACCACCGGCGCTTCCAGTACTGCCATCAGCTCCGCGCTGCGCGGCTTCTTCAGGAAGTGCGCGTAGTCCAGATAGCTGGTCACTTTGCTCATGTGCAGGCGCTCCGGCATCGCCGGCAACGCGCCGCCCTGCAGCAGCACCCGCAACGCCTCCGGGCGGTCCTGCCGGATCGCCTCGAACACCGCGGTGCCGCCGCAGCCCGGTTCGATCTGATTGGCGCGCTGCGGCGCATCCTTCAACAGGTCGCGCAGCGCATCCGCGTCGTCCCGCTCCACGGCCTCCACCAGCCGCGCCAGCGCTTCCGCTTCTTCAGGTGGAAGGTTGTCGCGATAGGCCTGGTCGGCGATCTCGCGCTCGTCGCGCCCGTCACCGCCCTGGATGCACAAGAAATCGGTCACCAGGGCAACTGGAATGCCGGAGGTATCCAGCGCCCAGTAGCTCGGATACACACCGTCGCCCCAGCCGCT
This genomic window from Stenotrophomonas maltophilia contains:
- the serS gene encoding serine--tRNA ligase; this encodes MLDPALLRHQPADLAERLRTSRGFELDVSALESLEADRKRIQVRTQELQSLRNSRSKAIGQAKAKGEDVSAIMAEVAAFADELKASEVALDELREKIEAISMGIPNLPADDVPAGADENDNVEQARWGTPRQFDFKVLDHVELGARNGWLDGETAAKLSGSRFTVLRGPIARLHRALAQFMVDLHTGEHGYEETNVPLLVNADSLRGTSQLPKFEDDLFKTAVGDSTRYLIPTSEVPLTNIVRDEIVDAERLPLRMTAHSMCFRAEAGSGGRDVRGMIRQHQFEKVELVSISRPEDSDAEHQRMTRCAEVVLEKLGLPYRKVLLCTGDMGFSAIKTYDLEVWLPSQQTYREISSCSNCGDFQARRMQARWRNPATGKPELAHTLNGSGVAVGRAMIAVMENYQNADGSITVPEALRPYMGGLETIA
- a CDS encoding variant SH3 domain-containing protein; the encoded protein is MNYIVTTAHRSEFPHPITLRRGQALTVGKRYEGPEGWKDWFLCEAEGQQPGFVPAPVIGRDAQGDAFATEDYCARELDVDPGQLLRGLRTLNGWAWCVPETGEPGWVPLEKLRATETQ
- a CDS encoding FMN-dependent NADH-azoreductase — encoded protein: MKLLHLDASVLGENSVSRHLTAAVVARFKQQIEGLQVDYRDLDANPVPHLRSSSLAKADAVEAADAEQVLEQFLAADIVVIGAPMYNFSIPSTLKAWIDRVAVAGRTFKYTENGPIGLAGGKRVIVVSSRGGIYTDSPADFQEPFLRQTFAFWGINDIEFVRAEGIAYSPQHREDAIAGALAALPSHEAAEAAAA
- a CDS encoding LysR family transcriptional regulator, which codes for MHDLNDLYYFAMVVDHGGFAAAERALGIPKSRLSRRISQLETDLGVRLLQRSTRRFAVTDVGTSVHRHAQTMLAEAQAAREVVDRLSAEPRGVVRASVPVSLAQMQLPKLLPKFLEQYPKVRLQLNISNRRVDIINEGYDVALRVRSRLDDDGSLVMRSFGQVQELLVASPKYLDRAGRPKDPEELTQHVTLSISEDEARQRWELHGPEGEVRRVDLQPRVAGFDFPLLQSMVKDGFGITMLPETVCADAVRNGELEVVLPDWSLPQGVCHAVFASRRGLLPAVRVFIDFLAEHLPPQLEASRLHCDGACEKAKERIKASALGALAVDAG
- a CDS encoding DUF4241 domain-containing protein, whose amino-acid sequence is MAHLDLANLRTTLLDDTQLAAVALHRTFAGHLPVSSGHLVVCDPLVQAEAPALADYTAPLGRHPVEIIVHSGRPALAVVWFKPREALTASALHWQMARWTTQDLTGLDEDSFIGYPVDAGIGCFMDTDTQQALLALIEQANGDEDSAWSDALIDHDGLDEGAEYRPWGEDSPHGLVVFTSGWGDGVYPSYWALDTSGIPVALVTDFLCIQGGDGRDEREIADQAYRDNLPPEEAEALARLVEAVERDDADALRDLLKDAPQRANQIEPGCGGTAVFEAIRQDRPEALRVLLQGGALPAMPERLHMSKVTSYLDYAHFLKKPRSAELMAVLEAPVVAITPTPMPAPQRSFWGRLFGRK